A window from Flavobacterium gyeonganense encodes these proteins:
- a CDS encoding RagB/SusD family nutrient uptake outer membrane protein, producing MKNIISKIFITFLAVMMLTGCSDEFLEEPQPTDAVSENVVFGTREGVEAFISGIMRRFRGQYTNTDAAGLNSIFFARSVKGNDIIQADNWFGFDYANDNREPTYRRTTFSWNYCFYMINQANVLIKGVEQSTALGQSDKVELAAYGYALRGFFYHQLALEFCPTYSIDANFPAPPIYTETSITGNPMSTVGEVYNFIVEDLKKAVAGLTEDRLGKSYINKNVANAILAQVYQVMGKWQEAEEAAIAAYGGNPTAVLNAAQYSTGFDNIENTEWIWGSAQSVDQSNYYYNAPASMTDHLTTSYSATYVNREFVSLFSTTDVRARFQRKSATITNINDFRYWITTKFKFSFDGDNAIIRTPEMILIEAEAKYMQGETSPAHDLLYILQKNRDVNAVKSTNTGAALLDEILVERRKELYAENGIEWFDAKRLRRGITRTGNHRVGAAANLTVDDKKFFLKIPQAEIDANPFIEPSVNDGR from the coding sequence ATGAAAAATATTATATCAAAAATTTTCATCACTTTTTTAGCTGTGATGATGTTAACTGGGTGTAGCGACGAGTTTTTGGAAGAGCCGCAGCCAACAGATGCCGTTTCTGAAAATGTTGTTTTTGGAACAAGGGAAGGGGTTGAGGCTTTTATCTCAGGAATTATGAGAAGATTTAGAGGTCAATACACAAATACAGATGCAGCAGGATTAAATTCTATCTTTTTTGCCAGATCGGTAAAAGGAAATGATATAATTCAGGCTGATAACTGGTTCGGTTTTGATTATGCTAATGATAACCGTGAACCCACTTATCGAAGAACAACTTTTTCATGGAATTATTGTTTTTATATGATCAATCAGGCGAATGTTTTAATCAAAGGAGTCGAACAAAGTACGGCTTTAGGTCAATCAGATAAAGTTGAATTGGCGGCTTACGGATATGCATTAAGAGGTTTTTTCTATCATCAGTTAGCATTAGAATTTTGTCCTACATACTCTATTGATGCTAATTTTCCTGCTCCTCCGATTTATACGGAAACTTCTATAACAGGAAATCCAATGTCTACTGTTGGTGAGGTTTATAATTTTATAGTAGAGGATCTTAAAAAAGCTGTCGCTGGATTAACTGAAGATAGGTTAGGTAAATCATATATTAATAAAAACGTAGCTAATGCTATTTTGGCACAAGTTTATCAGGTAATGGGTAAATGGCAGGAAGCTGAGGAGGCTGCAATCGCTGCTTATGGTGGTAATCCAACAGCAGTATTAAATGCAGCTCAATATAGTACAGGTTTCGATAATATTGAAAACACAGAATGGATTTGGGGTAGTGCTCAAAGTGTTGACCAATCAAATTATTATTATAATGCACCAGCTTCCATGACTGATCATTTAACGACATCATATTCAGCTACCTATGTTAACAGAGAATTCGTTAGTTTGTTTTCTACAACAGATGTTCGTGCCAGATTTCAAAGAAAAAGCGCTACAATTACCAATATTAACGATTTTAGATATTGGATAACAACTAAATTTAAATTTAGTTTTGATGGAGATAATGCAATTATAAGAACTCCTGAAATGATTTTAATTGAGGCAGAAGCTAAATACATGCAAGGTGAAACATCTCCTGCTCATGATTTATTATACATTTTGCAAAAAAACAGAGATGTTAATGCTGTGAAATCTACAAATACTGGAGCTGCTCTTCTAGATGAAATTTTAGTTGAAAGACGTAAAGAATTGTATGCTGAAAATGGAATAGAATGGTTTGATGCAAAACGTTTAAGAAGGGGTATTACCAGAACAGGCAATCATAGAGTAGGAGCAGCTGCTAATTTAACGGTGGATGACAAGAAATTTTTCCTTAAAATTCCTCAGGCCGAAATTGATGCTAATCCATTTATTGAACCATCAGTAAATGACGGTAGATAA
- a CDS encoding glycosyltransferase family 2 protein, giving the protein MSFFTSETIWFLDAYILLILGYAILIMSSYLILAYLSTKALRSYLKKNSFVDYEVLLTSEFAPKLSLIAPAYNEGFTIEENVKSLLSLNYNNYEVIVVNDGSKDNSMEILINTYNLVLTDFKVDLKIETKKVRGIYTSRNAAFKKLIVVDKENGGKADALNVGLNIAQNPYVVCIDVDCILDKDSLLKLAKPFLESHGKRIIATGGVVRIANQCVIRNGRLVEVHIPDAILPRIQVLEYLRAFLLGRMAWGRLDGLLLISGAFGAFDKEIALLSGGYDTKTVGEDMELVVRMRRYMVENKLPYSVSYIPDPLCWTEAPEDFKIFKKQRSRWMRGTIETLTIHKKMFLNPKYKLLGMLSIPYWTFFEFLAPAIEFIGLVITLLFILFGFINWHFFLLLVLFVYTFAVFFSVIALFSEEFTYHKYPKQADFFKLLLAAFIEPLYFHPLTVYAALVGYKEKIRGTKGWGEMTRKGFTKKE; this is encoded by the coding sequence ATGAGTTTTTTTACTAGTGAAACCATATGGTTTTTGGATGCTTATATACTCCTAATCCTTGGATATGCCATCCTAATCATGTCATCTTATCTCATATTAGCCTATCTATCTACAAAAGCACTAAGGAGTTATCTTAAAAAAAACAGTTTTGTAGATTACGAAGTATTGCTCACCAGTGAATTTGCACCAAAACTTTCCTTGATTGCCCCTGCGTATAACGAAGGATTTACTATTGAAGAAAATGTAAAATCATTACTTTCTTTAAACTACAATAATTATGAGGTAATTGTAGTGAATGACGGCAGCAAAGACAATTCTATGGAAATCCTGATTAATACTTATAATCTTGTCCTCACAGATTTTAAGGTAGATTTAAAAATTGAAACCAAAAAAGTTAGAGGAATATATACTTCCAGAAATGCTGCATTTAAAAAACTGATTGTTGTCGATAAAGAAAATGGAGGTAAGGCTGATGCTCTAAACGTAGGCCTTAATATTGCACAAAATCCTTACGTTGTCTGCATCGATGTTGACTGTATCCTGGACAAAGACTCTTTATTAAAATTAGCAAAACCTTTTTTAGAATCTCATGGCAAACGTATTATTGCTACCGGCGGTGTTGTAAGGATAGCAAATCAGTGTGTTATCCGGAATGGGCGTCTTGTTGAAGTACACATCCCAGATGCTATTTTACCAAGAATACAGGTTTTAGAATACCTTAGGGCTTTTCTTTTAGGAAGAATGGCCTGGGGCAGACTTGACGGACTATTGCTTATAAGTGGGGCATTTGGGGCATTTGATAAAGAAATAGCATTACTATCAGGAGGTTATGACACAAAAACAGTAGGTGAAGACATGGAGCTTGTAGTCAGAATGCGCCGATATATGGTCGAAAATAAACTACCCTACTCTGTTAGCTACATACCTGACCCTCTTTGCTGGACAGAAGCACCAGAAGATTTCAAAATATTCAAAAAACAGCGCAGCCGATGGATGAGAGGAACAATTGAGACACTCACAATTCACAAAAAAATGTTCCTGAATCCTAAATATAAACTTCTGGGTATGCTTAGTATACCGTACTGGACATTTTTCGAATTTCTGGCTCCTGCCATAGAGTTTATAGGGCTAGTTATAACCTTATTATTTATCCTTTTTGGTTTTATTAACTGGCATTTCTTCCTATTGTTAGTTCTTTTTGTTTATACCTTTGCTGTGTTCTTTTCAGTTATAGCGCTGTTTAGTGAAGAGTTTACTTATCATAAATACCCAAAACAAGCCGATTTTTTCAAGCTTCTCCTGGCTGCTTTCATAGAACCGTTGTACTTTCATCCGCTTACAGTATATGCTGCCTTAGTGGGTTATAAAGAAAAAATTAGGGGAACTAAGGGCTGGGGTGAAATGACAAGAAAAGGTTTTACAAAAAAAGAATAA
- a CDS encoding pyridoxal-phosphate dependent enzyme gives MDFSNNILGTIGNTPLVKLNKVVDGIDALVLAKVETFNPGNSVKDRMAVKMVEDAEADGRLKPGGTIIEGTSGNTGMGLALVAIIKGYKLICVISDKQSKEKMDILRAVGAKVVVCPTNVEPTDPRSYYSVSKRLAEETPNSWYVNQYDNLSNSLAHYEQTGPEIWKQTDGKITHFVVGVGTGGTISGVGKYLKEKNPNIKIWGIDTYGSVFKKYHETGIFDENEIYSYITEGIGEDILPKNVDFSLIDGFTKVTDKDAAVYTRKLALEEAIFVGNSAGACIKGLLQLKEHFKTDDVVVVLFHDSGSRYVGKMFNDDWMRERGFLDENVTKAEDVIKDHIDKELIVVRTEELVSHAIERMRKYKISQIPVVDINGFVGSVDETDLFRSYVADKNVAEKPIKEVMGKPFPIVKLGTSIEEVSKLFTKENDAVLIDLGNGNHHIITKYDIIGAIK, from the coding sequence ATGGACTTTTCAAATAACATTTTAGGAACCATTGGCAATACACCATTAGTGAAACTTAATAAAGTTGTTGATGGGATTGATGCTTTGGTATTGGCAAAAGTCGAAACTTTTAATCCGGGAAATTCTGTGAAAGACAGAATGGCCGTGAAAATGGTTGAGGATGCTGAAGCAGATGGACGTTTGAAACCGGGCGGAACCATAATTGAAGGAACTTCAGGGAATACCGGGATGGGACTGGCGCTTGTAGCAATCATAAAAGGGTATAAGCTGATTTGTGTAATATCAGATAAACAATCTAAAGAAAAAATGGATATTTTGCGTGCTGTGGGTGCCAAAGTAGTTGTTTGTCCTACCAATGTTGAGCCAACGGATCCACGATCTTATTATTCGGTTTCAAAGCGACTGGCAGAAGAAACACCGAATTCATGGTATGTAAACCAATACGATAATTTATCAAATTCTCTTGCGCATTACGAACAGACAGGACCTGAAATCTGGAAACAGACAGATGGAAAAATCACCCATTTTGTAGTAGGAGTAGGAACCGGTGGAACTATTTCAGGAGTGGGGAAATATTTAAAAGAAAAAAATCCAAACATCAAAATTTGGGGTATCGACACCTACGGTTCTGTATTTAAGAAATACCATGAAACAGGTATTTTTGATGAAAATGAAATCTATTCTTATATCACTGAAGGAATTGGAGAAGATATATTGCCTAAGAATGTTGATTTTTCATTAATTGATGGTTTTACAAAAGTAACAGATAAGGATGCTGCGGTTTATACCAGAAAACTTGCATTAGAAGAAGCGATATTTGTTGGGAACTCAGCAGGAGCCTGTATAAAAGGATTGTTGCAGTTAAAAGAACATTTCAAGACAGATGATGTTGTAGTGGTATTATTTCACGATTCGGGAAGCCGTTATGTAGGTAAAATGTTTAACGATGACTGGATGCGGGAACGTGGTTTTCTGGATGAAAATGTAACAAAAGCAGAAGATGTTATCAAAGATCATATTGACAAAGAATTAATTGTTGTTCGTACAGAAGAATTGGTTTCGCATGCTATTGAACGTATGCGTAAATACAAAATTTCACAAATTCCGGTAGTAGATATTAACGGCTTCGTGGGGTCAGTTGACGAAACAGACTTGTTCAGAAGTTATGTGGCTGACAAAAATGTTGCTGAAAAACCGATTAAAGAAGTAATGGGAAAACCTTTTCCGATTGTGAAATTAGGTACTTCAATTGAAGAGGTTTCAAAGCTGTTTACAAAGGAAAATGATGCTGTTTTGATAGATTTAGGAAATGGAAATCATCATATTATTACGAAATACGATATTATTGGGGCTATAAAATAA
- a CDS encoding SusC/RagA family TonB-linked outer membrane protein, which produces MKLKLQWIFTLFIALSMQFSFAQEKTISGVVTDGGLAIPGVNIVVKGTNTSTQTDFDGGYAIKAKTGDVLVFSYVGMEDKQVIVGTSDKLNVALESSTKTLDEVVVVAYGKQKAKEIVGSVATLSADVLEKQQATNVMTALQGSVAGVNIIAPSGMPGENPVIRIRGVNSINASAEPLIVVDGAPFNGNINTISSDQIESMSVLKDAASTSLYGSRGANGVILITTKRGKYNSAPQVSFNTLVGFANNAVPLHKRLGTDDYMKLSWEGIRNANQYVSGQNSALAGQNASTNLIANLGYNPYNVAVPVDANGNLVSTNKKWDTDWEDLLLNDAAVRQEHTLSFSGGSSDTRYSFNANYLNQEGNVVTSKFERITSRLSVDSKINNWMKAGATMFYSTSDQNFPSQSGSSFQSAIQWIYNVPSIYPVYRHDGNGDLVFDASGNKIYDYGAGVPGQLLNATRPVFNNENAYGSLYMYKIGYKRDNFTANGYLEFNITNDLTFKTNLAYDKYLYDSYQYASNEVGYAASAGGRVTQDRDITTGVNFINSLNYKKSFGLHNVSADLIQESYQYKYDALGAQGEGFLPGVYVLTGSTTPSSVSGYTAEDRISSYLARLAYNYNEKYFVEGSYRRDGSSRFDSAVRWGDFYSVGGSWLISEENFLKDSNTISALKLRASYGQLGNNQTLQVNTDPRDGRNVQNYFPYQQLFETGWNELANTGVILGAAADIRLTWEKTASTDLGLDFGFFNNRITGTVDYYQKKSVDLIYNKPLPGSTGNTGVTTNVGGLKNYGWEFAVNTRNIVSKDFIWNSNINVTLNKNEITELTQASFINGTKRWEVGKSLYEFYLQDWAGVDPATGYGMWYKDVLGADGKPTGERVTTKLYSEATRYYTGKESLPDFVGGLTNYFRYKNIDLNILFNFSFGSYVYDSNYASLMGGFESAGRVASVDILNRWQNPGDITDVPLVLASNNDFNTQSTRFLYKNDYVRLKALNFGYNFPASLTEKVHLSKLRLYFQADNLWTYQTHKGIDPEQSIAGTTDSRSYNLRVLSFGLNLEF; this is translated from the coding sequence ATGAAATTGAAATTACAATGGATTTTTACGCTATTTATAGCGTTATCTATGCAGTTTTCTTTTGCACAAGAGAAAACAATCTCCGGAGTAGTAACAGATGGCGGACTTGCCATTCCCGGTGTAAATATTGTTGTTAAGGGAACAAACACTAGTACGCAAACAGATTTTGATGGAGGATATGCTATCAAAGCTAAAACAGGAGATGTATTAGTTTTTTCATATGTTGGAATGGAAGATAAACAAGTTATTGTGGGAACATCAGATAAATTGAATGTAGCACTGGAATCTTCTACTAAGACATTAGATGAAGTTGTTGTTGTTGCTTATGGTAAGCAGAAGGCTAAGGAAATTGTTGGTTCTGTTGCAACACTTAGTGCTGATGTTTTGGAAAAGCAACAAGCAACTAACGTAATGACGGCATTACAAGGAAGTGTTGCAGGGGTTAATATTATTGCGCCAAGTGGTATGCCAGGTGAAAATCCCGTTATTCGCATACGTGGTGTTAATTCTATTAATGCGTCTGCTGAGCCTCTAATTGTTGTTGATGGAGCACCTTTTAACGGAAATATCAATACAATAAGTTCAGATCAAATTGAGAGTATGAGTGTTTTGAAAGACGCAGCTTCTACCTCGTTATATGGATCCAGAGGAGCAAATGGGGTTATTCTAATTACAACCAAAAGAGGTAAATATAATAGTGCGCCACAAGTTAGTTTTAATACATTAGTGGGTTTTGCAAATAATGCCGTTCCTTTGCATAAAAGATTAGGTACAGATGACTACATGAAACTAAGCTGGGAAGGAATCAGAAATGCTAATCAATATGTCTCAGGACAAAATTCTGCTTTAGCAGGTCAGAACGCTTCTACTAACTTAATAGCAAATTTAGGATATAATCCTTATAATGTAGCAGTTCCTGTTGATGCAAATGGTAATTTGGTTTCTACAAATAAAAAATGGGATACTGATTGGGAAGATTTACTGTTAAATGATGCTGCAGTACGACAAGAACATACATTGTCATTTTCAGGTGGTAGTAGTGATACAAGATATTCATTTAATGCCAATTATTTAAACCAGGAAGGTAATGTAGTTACATCTAAATTCGAGCGTATAACATCGCGTTTGAGTGTTGACAGCAAGATTAATAATTGGATGAAAGCTGGAGCAACGATGTTTTATTCTACTTCAGACCAGAATTTTCCTTCGCAAAGCGGGTCAAGTTTTCAAAGTGCAATTCAGTGGATATATAACGTGCCATCAATCTATCCGGTATACAGACATGATGGAAATGGCGATTTAGTATTTGATGCAAGCGGTAATAAGATTTATGACTATGGAGCTGGTGTACCAGGGCAATTGTTAAATGCAACAAGACCAGTATTTAACAATGAAAATGCTTATGGTTCGCTATATATGTATAAAATTGGTTACAAACGTGATAATTTTACGGCAAATGGTTATTTAGAATTTAATATTACAAATGATTTAACTTTTAAGACAAATTTAGCTTATGATAAATATTTGTATGATTCGTATCAATATGCTAGTAATGAAGTTGGTTATGCTGCAAGTGCAGGAGGCCGTGTCACCCAAGATAGGGATATTACTACCGGAGTTAACTTTATTAATAGTTTAAACTATAAAAAATCTTTTGGGTTACATAATGTTAGCGCTGATTTAATACAGGAGTCTTACCAATATAAATATGATGCGCTGGGAGCTCAGGGTGAAGGCTTTTTGCCTGGAGTTTATGTTTTAACAGGAAGTACTACACCATCTAGTGTTTCAGGATATACTGCAGAAGATAGAATTTCGAGTTATTTGGCACGTTTAGCATACAACTATAACGAGAAGTATTTTGTTGAAGGTTCATATAGACGAGATGGTTCCTCACGCTTCGATAGTGCTGTAAGATGGGGTGACTTCTATTCTGTTGGAGGGTCATGGTTGATATCTGAAGAAAATTTCCTGAAGGATAGTAACACGATTAGTGCTTTAAAATTAAGAGCTTCATACGGTCAATTAGGAAATAATCAAACATTACAAGTAAATACTGATCCAAGAGATGGAAGAAATGTACAAAATTATTTTCCTTACCAGCAATTGTTTGAAACAGGTTGGAATGAATTAGCGAATACAGGAGTGATTTTAGGGGCAGCTGCAGATATTAGGTTAACTTGGGAAAAAACAGCTTCTACAGATTTAGGTCTTGACTTTGGTTTTTTTAATAACAGAATTACAGGAACTGTTGATTATTACCAAAAAAAATCAGTTGATTTGATTTATAATAAGCCATTGCCAGGATCAACTGGAAATACTGGTGTCACAACAAATGTTGGAGGTTTGAAAAATTATGGTTGGGAATTTGCGGTGAATACCAGAAATATTGTTTCTAAAGATTTTATTTGGAACTCAAATATAAATGTGACTTTGAATAAAAATGAAATTACTGAATTAACGCAAGCATCATTCATCAATGGGACAAAGCGTTGGGAAGTTGGAAAATCATTATATGAATTCTATTTGCAGGATTGGGCAGGTGTAGATCCTGCAACAGGTTATGGAATGTGGTATAAGGATGTTTTGGGTGCTGACGGAAAACCTACTGGCGAGAGAGTAACTACTAAGTTATATTCTGAAGCAACGAGATATTATACCGGAAAAGAGTCACTGCCAGACTTTGTTGGAGGACTTACAAACTATTTCAGATATAAAAATATTGATTTGAATATTTTATTCAATTTCAGTTTTGGTTCTTATGTATATGACAGTAATTATGCAAGTTTAATGGGAGGTTTCGAGTCAGCAGGCAGAGTAGCTAGTGTTGATATCTTAAATAGATGGCAAAATCCTGGAGATATTACTGATGTTCCATTGGTTTTAGCTTCTAACAATGATTTTAATACACAATCTACGCGCTTCTTATATAAAAATGATTATGTGAGATTGAAAGCTTTAAATTTTGGGTATAATTTCCCTGCAAGTTTAACTGAAAAAGTTCATTTGTCTAAGCTTAGATTATACTTCCAGGCAGATAATTTATGGACATATCAAACACATAAAGGAATTGATCCGGAACAAAGTATAGCGGGTACTACAGACAGTAGATCGTATAACTTAAGAGTATTGTCATTTGGATTGAACTTGGAATTTTAA
- a CDS encoding response regulator transcription factor, translating to MKIVLAEDNEILRKSLSFFLTSKGFAVDQFSDGQEALDAIEKNTYHLILTDINMPGKSGMEITQYVRQNIQSDIPIIIFTSSGVEQTELDSFDIGANEFIAKPISPAVLLIRINKLLNIRL from the coding sequence ATGAAAATAGTTTTAGCTGAAGATAACGAAATCTTACGCAAATCATTATCTTTTTTCTTAACCTCTAAAGGATTTGCGGTAGACCAGTTCTCTGATGGTCAGGAGGCACTTGATGCTATTGAAAAGAATACTTATCATCTCATCCTGACAGATATTAATATGCCAGGCAAAAGCGGAATGGAAATTACACAATATGTCAGACAAAATATCCAGTCTGACATTCCAATAATTATATTTACTTCATCAGGAGTTGAACAAACAGAACTAGACTCTTTTGACATAGGCGCAAATGAATTTATTGCCAAACCTATTAGCCCTGCTGTACTCTTAATACGAATTAATAAATTACTGAATATCCGTTTGTAA
- a CDS encoding DUF763 domain-containing protein, giving the protein MKRSGTADLPLHYGHVPLWLAERMSKLGFAIVETIAMEFSTSEVISKLSNPFWFQSFGAVMGMDWHSSGITTSVLGALKKSVNPHSKELGIYICGGKGKHSMLTPKELLFVGEKTGLDGTNLANCSKLTAKVDNTAIQDGFQLYQHNFIVDNKGQWAVIQQGMNPDSKTARRYHWHSQDLKSFINEPHTFIYGENQGTILNLTAKNAEKSREGILGLSKESPTKIMKEMQHLKMPAHHDVRMENVNMKRLGAMLWATHENNPEDFEELLLLKGMGPRALQSLALVSEVIYGTPTRFEDPARFSFAHGGKDGHPFPVPVKIYDETIDTLQRAINRAKIGNSDKINAIQKLSEISRKAEESFTPNSNFDALIQKERNDSYKYGGKTVFGDAKPSKNKPINPNNQLELF; this is encoded by the coding sequence ATGAAACGTTCCGGAACAGCAGATCTTCCATTGCATTATGGACATGTACCCTTATGGCTTGCCGAACGTATGTCGAAACTTGGCTTCGCAATAGTTGAAACTATTGCAATGGAATTTTCTACATCAGAAGTGATCAGTAAGCTGAGTAATCCTTTCTGGTTTCAGAGTTTTGGAGCTGTTATGGGAATGGACTGGCATTCGTCAGGTATTACAACTTCTGTACTCGGTGCTTTAAAAAAATCCGTAAATCCACATTCAAAAGAACTGGGCATTTATATCTGCGGTGGTAAAGGCAAACATTCTATGCTGACACCTAAAGAACTTTTATTTGTAGGTGAAAAAACTGGGCTTGATGGCACAAACCTTGCAAACTGCAGCAAACTAACTGCAAAAGTTGACAACACAGCCATTCAAGACGGATTTCAATTATACCAGCATAATTTTATTGTTGACAACAAAGGACAATGGGCTGTTATTCAGCAAGGGATGAATCCTGACTCTAAAACAGCCAGAAGATATCACTGGCATTCTCAAGACCTGAAGTCCTTTATCAATGAGCCGCACACTTTTATATATGGCGAAAATCAGGGAACGATTTTAAATCTTACAGCAAAAAATGCTGAAAAATCCAGAGAAGGAATTTTAGGACTTTCAAAAGAATCCCCGACAAAAATCATGAAAGAAATGCAACATCTTAAAATGCCCGCACATCATGATGTCAGGATGGAAAATGTCAATATGAAAAGGCTCGGAGCTATGTTATGGGCAACCCATGAGAATAATCCGGAAGATTTTGAGGAACTTTTACTTTTAAAAGGTATGGGGCCAAGAGCTCTTCAGTCATTAGCATTAGTAAGCGAAGTAATTTACGGAACTCCAACCAGATTTGAAGACCCTGCCCGATTTTCATTTGCGCACGGTGGAAAAGACGGACACCCTTTTCCTGTTCCTGTCAAAATTTATGACGAAACAATTGACACTTTACAAAGAGCAATTAACCGTGCTAAAATTGGCAATAGTGATAAAATAAATGCCATACAGAAATTATCAGAAATTTCCAGAAAGGCCGAGGAAAGTTTTACACCCAACTCTAACTTTGATGCACTGATTCAAAAAGAGCGGAATGATTCGTATAAGTATGGTGGAAAAACTGTTTTCGGCGATGCTAAACCTTCTAAAAACAAACCTATTAATCCAAATAACCAACTGGAATTATTTTAG
- a CDS encoding putative porin, producing MNSQYSSITDTVKKKKALVAKIDQYQIVTIEHDTTIVDTSLTIKSAYRQNYLRRDNFGLLPFSNIGQTYNVLQYSLTDFSPYPDMGFQGKHFNFMSASDIRYYHVATPLTELFFNTSIGKGQNVDSFITLNTSKNLNFFAAYRGLRSEGKYINQLTSIGNFRIGASYNTTDKRYVLYTHYTYQDVLNEENGGITTAEDFESGDPTFTNRQRLEVYLTDAESFLKGKRLFFDHAFRINPKQASNNLYVTHQFNFENKFFEYKQPTVLSTVENTLVERFGESYVTSNIKDQTRFEKLYNKAGLTYENVLLGKFNFFIDDYRSNYKYYRIILNNDGNGVAVNDNLYRQVNNIGGQYEYQKNKWNGRFLLTRSITKETISDLDAKLRYNLNEKIQFDFRYQNISKLPNNNYELYQSSYVQYNWGKDFKNEKINSFSGKIYTPWLNGEVQYSVLNDHLYFEDVSTPEQKENRTQIVNPAQYGNIINYISVKANREFKFGDFGFDNTFLYQKVTQSELILNVPDFVTRNTFYYSAYFFDKALFIQTGIIFNYFTKYYANDYNPVVAEMFVQNTKKIGGYPTFDFFLNAKIRQTRIYLKAEHFNSTFGESNYYSAPNNPYRDFTIRFGLVWNFFQ from the coding sequence ATGAATTCGCAATATTCAAGTATTACGGATACTGTAAAAAAGAAAAAAGCGCTTGTAGCTAAAATTGACCAATATCAAATTGTTACTATAGAACATGATACGACTATTGTAGATACTTCTTTAACCATAAAGAGTGCCTATAGACAAAATTACCTTAGAAGAGATAATTTCGGACTTTTGCCTTTTTCTAATATTGGGCAAACCTACAATGTATTGCAATACAGCCTGACTGATTTTTCTCCTTATCCTGATATGGGTTTTCAGGGAAAGCATTTTAATTTTATGAGTGCCAGTGATATTCGTTACTACCATGTAGCAACACCACTGACAGAATTGTTTTTTAATACCTCTATCGGAAAAGGACAAAATGTAGATTCTTTCATTACCCTGAATACTTCAAAAAATCTCAATTTTTTTGCAGCTTACAGAGGTTTGCGATCAGAAGGAAAATATATTAACCAGTTAACCAGTATTGGAAATTTCAGGATTGGAGCAAGTTATAATACAACGGATAAACGTTATGTTTTATATACCCATTATACCTATCAGGATGTTTTGAATGAAGAAAATGGCGGAATTACAACGGCTGAAGATTTTGAAAGCGGAGATCCAACTTTTACAAATCGTCAGCGACTGGAGGTTTATCTTACTGATGCCGAATCTTTCTTAAAAGGAAAAAGACTGTTTTTTGATCATGCATTCAGGATAAATCCTAAACAAGCGAGCAATAATTTATATGTTACACACCAGTTTAATTTTGAAAATAAATTTTTTGAATATAAACAACCTACAGTTTTATCAACAGTAGAAAATACATTAGTAGAGCGATTTGGGGAATCTTATGTGACAAGTAACATTAAAGATCAAACCCGTTTTGAAAAACTGTATAATAAAGCAGGATTGACTTATGAGAATGTGCTGCTTGGAAAATTTAATTTTTTCATTGATGATTATCGTTCGAATTATAAATATTACCGTATTATTCTTAATAATGACGGGAATGGAGTTGCTGTTAATGACAATTTATACAGGCAGGTTAATAATATTGGAGGGCAGTATGAATATCAGAAAAACAAATGGAATGGAAGGTTTTTATTGACAAGGTCCATTACAAAAGAAACCATTTCAGATTTAGATGCTAAGCTGAGGTATAATTTAAACGAAAAAATCCAGTTTGATTTTCGTTACCAAAACATAAGCAAACTTCCAAATAATAATTATGAACTTTACCAAAGCAGTTATGTACAGTATAATTGGGGTAAAGATTTTAAAAATGAAAAAATTAATTCATTTAGCGGAAAAATTTATACGCCATGGCTAAATGGCGAGGTTCAGTATTCTGTATTGAATGATCATTTGTATTTTGAAGATGTTTCAACGCCGGAACAAAAAGAAAACAGAACTCAAATCGTAAATCCGGCGCAATATGGGAACATAATTAACTATATCTCGGTAAAAGCAAACCGGGAATTTAAATTTGGAGATTTTGGTTTCGATAACACCTTTTTATATCAGAAGGTAACACAATCAGAACTGATTTTAAATGTTCCGGATTTTGTAACCAGAAATACGTTTTATTACTCGGCTTATTTCTTTGATAAGGCACTGTTTATTCAAACCGGAATTATTTTTAATTACTTTACAAAATACTATGCAAATGATTACAATCCTGTAGTGGCGGAAATGTTTGTTCAAAATACTAAAAAGATAGGAGGTTATCCAACTTTTGATTTTTTCCTGAATGCAAAAATTCGTCAGACCAGAATTTATTTAAAAGCAGAGCATTTTAATTCGACTTTTGGCGAAAGCAATTATTATTCAGCTCCAAATAACCCATATCGCGATTTTACTATCCGCTTTGGTTTAGTTTGGAATTTCTTTCAATAA